A stretch of Desulfarculaceae bacterium DNA encodes these proteins:
- the metK gene encoding methionine adenosyltransferase, with translation MSKIRADHVFTSESVGEGHPDKVCDQISDAVLDACLKKDPTARVACETAVAHDTVVNLGEITCDSWEDIDTEGIARRVIKEIGYDREDLLFWDKSFNYLSRLHGQSPDISQGVSEGEGLYNEQGAGDQGMMFGYATDETNELMPAPIAFSHRILHHLTLLRKNGSIPYLRPDAKSQVSVRYVKGEPREVTTVVISHQTDEVDHELIKKDLVAAAKDVLEPTGLLTKKTKFYINPTGAFVLGGPYADAGLTGRKIIVDTYGGVGAHGGGAFSGKDPSKVDRSAAYYARYAAKTIVQAGLAGRCEIQVAYAIGVAEPLSINVDTYGTGKLEDADLQKILESGDIFDFRPAAIIDQLNLTQPRGWSYQQTAVYGHFGRNIFPWEQTPKVHQLAEAAKVKDAA, from the coding sequence ATGAGCAAGATACGCGCTGACCATGTGTTCACCTCCGAGTCCGTGGGCGAAGGCCATCCAGACAAGGTCTGCGACCAGATATCGGACGCAGTGCTCGATGCCTGCCTGAAAAAGGACCCCACCGCGCGGGTGGCCTGCGAGACCGCGGTTGCCCACGACACCGTGGTCAACCTGGGCGAGATCACCTGCGACTCCTGGGAGGACATCGACACCGAGGGCATTGCCCGCCGGGTGATCAAGGAGATCGGCTACGACCGCGAGGATCTGCTGTTCTGGGACAAGTCGTTCAACTACCTCTCGCGCCTGCACGGCCAGTCCCCGGACATCAGCCAGGGAGTAAGCGAGGGGGAGGGCCTCTACAACGAGCAGGGCGCCGGCGACCAGGGCATGATGTTCGGCTACGCCACCGACGAGACCAATGAGCTGATGCCCGCGCCCATCGCCTTCAGCCACCGCATCCTGCACCACCTGACCCTGCTGCGCAAAAACGGCAGCATCCCCTACCTGCGCCCGGACGCCAAGAGCCAGGTGTCGGTGCGCTACGTGAAGGGCGAGCCCCGCGAGGTGACCACGGTGGTGATTTCCCACCAAACCGACGAGGTGGACCACGAGCTGATCAAAAAGGACCTGGTCGCGGCGGCCAAGGATGTTTTGGAGCCCACCGGCCTGCTGACCAAGAAGACCAAGTTCTACATCAACCCCACCGGCGCCTTTGTGCTGGGCGGACCCTATGCCGACGCCGGCCTCACCGGCCGCAAGATCATCGTGGACACCTACGGCGGAGTGGGAGCCCATGGCGGTGGCGCCTTCTCGGGCAAGGACCCCTCCAAGGTGGACCGCTCGGCCGCCTACTACGCCCGTTACGCGGCCAAGACCATCGTGCAGGCCGGCCTGGCCGGCCGCTGCGAGATTCAAGTGGCCTACGCCATCGGCGTGGCCGAACCCCTGTCCATCAACGTTGACACCTACGGCACCGGCAAGCTGGAAGACGCTGATCTGCAGAAAATTCTGGAGTCCGGCGATATCTTCGATTTCCGCCCCGCCGCCATCATCGACCAGTTGAACCTGACCCAGCCGCGCGGCTGGTCCTACCAGCAGACCGCGGTGTACGGCCACTTCGGCCGCAACATCTTCCCCTGGGAGCAGACTCCCAAGGTCCACCAGTTGGCCGAAGCCGCCAAAGTGAAGGATGCCGCCTAG
- a CDS encoding ABC transporter permease encodes MRNRVQLVRVLLVVCFFGLWELGSRAGWLDPIFFGRPSAIFWDFGKMVVSGEMFYHAWVTLEESLIGFGLGAVLGVILAFALAASPFWAQVLDPIIFLLYGIPRIALAPLFILWFGLGIASKVVFAFVLVLFLVFFNTFAGLKGVDRDMVDAIKVMGASRGQLLRKVIFPAISPWVMAGLKSGVGMSLLGAIVGEYVGGNAGLGWMINSAAGLFETTRVFSALLALGLLVLGVNQILNWLEARLLKWRPKTGLM; translated from the coding sequence ATGCGCAACCGTGTTCAACTGGTCAGAGTGCTTCTGGTGGTTTGCTTTTTCGGCCTGTGGGAGCTGGGTTCCCGGGCCGGCTGGCTGGACCCGATTTTCTTCGGCCGGCCCAGCGCCATTTTCTGGGACTTCGGCAAGATGGTGGTCAGCGGCGAAATGTTTTATCACGCCTGGGTCACTCTTGAGGAGTCGTTGATAGGCTTCGGCCTGGGGGCGGTGCTGGGCGTGATCCTGGCCTTCGCCCTGGCCGCCAGCCCCTTTTGGGCCCAGGTGCTGGACCCGATCATTTTCTTGCTCTACGGCATCCCCCGCATCGCGCTGGCCCCGCTGTTCATACTTTGGTTCGGCCTGGGCATCGCCTCCAAGGTGGTCTTCGCCTTCGTGCTGGTGCTGTTTTTGGTGTTTTTCAACACCTTCGCCGGGCTCAAGGGCGTGGACCGGGACATGGTCGACGCCATCAAGGTGATGGGGGCCAGCCGGGGGCAGTTATTGCGCAAGGTGATATTCCCAGCCATCTCGCCCTGGGTCATGGCCGGCCTCAAGTCCGGCGTGGGCATGAGCCTGTTGGGGGCCATCGTGGGGGAATACGTGGGCGGCAACGCCGGGCTGGGCTGGATGATCAACTCGGCGGCCGGGCTCTTTGAGACCACACGGGTGTTCTCGGCCCTGTTGGCCCTGGGCCTGCTGGTGCTGGGGGTGAACCAAATCCTCAACTGGCTGGAGGCGCGGCTGCTCAAGTGGCGGCCCAAGACCGGCCTCATGTAA
- a CDS encoding ABC transporter substrate-binding protein, protein MSKLLKLIALALLTLSLAAPLPAAASGDKLTEVKVSEAIHGIFFLPLYVAHGKGFFKDQGLDVELLTTQAGPLAMQALLAGQVQFCATGHGLIANLYAKGKRTKIVNQMQPRCTFYLLGRPEIKSIADLKGKSVGCTKIGAESYAIARAILANAGLDPDKDVTLVGVGGMGTTASALANDRCQAVIGWQPLTDKFVKEGKANILATLNTKEGSQKHFGSPDYSFTIIEVTDEYLENNPETVQKFVNAMVRAEKWIAEQSVDDLVQAAQPYFPGMDPAVLKASIQEDLPAFTSTGLVSRDSHDAVIKVWLAAGLLKKPVAFETIVDNSFTKKAQGQKP, encoded by the coding sequence ATGTCCAAACTGCTGAAGCTCATCGCGCTCGCGTTGCTGACCCTGAGCCTGGCCGCTCCTCTCCCGGCGGCCGCCTCTGGAGACAAACTCACCGAAGTCAAGGTGTCCGAGGCCATCCACGGCATCTTCTTCCTGCCCCTGTACGTGGCCCACGGCAAGGGGTTCTTCAAGGATCAGGGCCTGGACGTGGAACTGTTGACCACCCAGGCCGGGCCCCTGGCAATGCAGGCCCTCTTGGCCGGCCAGGTGCAGTTCTGCGCCACCGGCCACGGCCTGATCGCCAACCTCTACGCCAAGGGCAAGCGCACCAAGATCGTCAATCAGATGCAACCACGCTGCACCTTCTACCTGCTGGGTCGGCCGGAGATCAAGAGCATCGCCGACCTCAAGGGCAAGAGCGTGGGCTGCACCAAGATCGGGGCCGAAAGCTACGCCATCGCCCGGGCCATACTGGCCAACGCCGGGCTGGACCCGGATAAGGACGTCACCCTGGTGGGGGTGGGTGGCATGGGCACCACGGCCAGCGCCCTGGCCAACGACCGCTGCCAGGCGGTCATAGGATGGCAGCCCCTCACCGATAAGTTCGTCAAAGAGGGGAAGGCCAACATACTGGCCACCCTGAACACCAAGGAGGGCAGCCAGAAGCACTTCGGTTCACCGGACTATTCCTTCACCATCATCGAGGTGACCGACGAATACCTGGAAAACAACCCCGAGACGGTGCAGAAGTTCGTCAACGCCATGGTGCGGGCCGAAAAGTGGATCGCCGAGCAAAGCGTGGACGACCTGGTCCAGGCCGCCCAGCCCTACTTCCCCGGCATGGACCCGGCGGTGCTCAAGGCCTCCATCCAGGAGGACCTGCCCGCCTTCACCTCCACCGGCCTGGTCTCGCGCGATTCCCACGACGCGGTGATCAAGGTTTGGCTGGCTGCGGGCCTGTTGAAAAAGCCGGTGGCTTTCGAGACCATCGTGGACAACTCCTTCACTAAAAAGGCTCAAGGACAAAAGCCCTAG
- the ahcY gene encoding adenosylhomocysteinase gives MSAKTAQDMPSKQAAPAAETTGYKVADIGLAGWGRREIEIAEKEMPGLMATREKYGKDKPLAGARISGSLHMTIQTAVLIETLVALGAEVRWASCNIFSTQDHAAAAIAETGVPVFAWKGETLEEYWWCTLQALTFPGNQGPNLVVDDGGDATLLIHRGHAAEDDPSILDQPTDNKELKIVNATLKQALADDNGFWHRVVKDWKGVSEETTTGVHRLYQMQERGELLVPAINVNDSVTKSKFDNIYGCRESLVDGIKRATDVMVAGKTAMVCGYGDVGKGSAEALASHKARVLISEIDPICALQALMAGHKVVTMDDALAEADIFVTTTGNCDVITAEHMAGMKDQAIVCNIGHFDNEIQVDRLAAWPGVVKTNIKPQVDKYTFEDGHSIYLLADGRLVNLGCATGHPSFVMSNSFTNQTLAQIDLWTNEHPVGVTTLSKELDEEVARLHLDKLGAKLTKLEPKQAEYIGVPVEGPFKPEHYRY, from the coding sequence ATGAGCGCCAAAACAGCCCAAGACATGCCAAGCAAACAGGCCGCCCCGGCCGCCGAAACCACCGGCTACAAGGTCGCCGACATCGGCCTGGCCGGATGGGGCCGCCGCGAGATCGAGATCGCGGAAAAAGAAATGCCCGGCCTCATGGCCACCCGCGAGAAATACGGCAAGGACAAGCCCTTGGCCGGGGCGCGCATCTCCGGCTCCTTGCACATGACCATCCAGACCGCGGTGCTCATCGAGACCCTGGTGGCCCTGGGGGCCGAGGTGCGCTGGGCTTCGTGCAACATCTTCTCCACCCAGGACCATGCCGCCGCGGCCATCGCCGAGACCGGCGTGCCGGTCTTCGCCTGGAAGGGCGAAACCCTGGAAGAGTACTGGTGGTGCACCCTGCAAGCCCTGACCTTCCCGGGCAACCAGGGCCCCAACCTGGTGGTGGACGATGGCGGCGACGCCACCTTGCTCATCCACCGGGGCCACGCCGCGGAGGACGATCCGTCCATACTGGACCAGCCCACCGACAACAAGGAGCTTAAGATCGTCAACGCCACCCTCAAGCAGGCGCTGGCCGACGACAACGGCTTCTGGCACCGGGTGGTCAAGGACTGGAAGGGCGTGAGCGAGGAGACCACCACCGGCGTGCACCGGCTCTACCAGATGCAGGAGCGGGGCGAGCTGCTGGTGCCGGCCATCAACGTCAACGACTCGGTGACCAAGAGCAAGTTCGACAACATCTACGGTTGCCGCGAGTCCCTGGTGGACGGCATCAAGCGGGCCACCGACGTGATGGTGGCTGGCAAGACGGCCATGGTCTGCGGCTACGGCGACGTGGGCAAGGGCTCGGCCGAGGCCCTGGCCAGCCACAAGGCGCGGGTGCTGATCAGCGAGATCGACCCCATCTGCGCCCTGCAAGCGCTCATGGCCGGCCACAAGGTGGTCACCATGGACGACGCCCTGGCCGAGGCGGACATATTCGTCACCACCACCGGCAACTGCGACGTGATCACCGCCGAGCACATGGCCGGCATGAAAGACCAGGCCATCGTGTGCAACATCGGCCACTTTGACAACGAGATCCAGGTGGACCGGCTGGCCGCATGGCCCGGGGTGGTCAAGACCAACATCAAGCCCCAGGTGGACAAATACACCTTCGAGGACGGCCACAGCATCTATCTGCTGGCCGACGGGCGCCTGGTCAACCTGGGCTGCGCCACCGGGCACCCCAGCTTCGTGATGTCCAACTCCTTCACCAACCAGACCCTGGCCCAGATCGACCTGTGGACCAATGAGCATCCGGTGGGCGTGACCACCCTGTCCAAGGAGCTGGACGAGGAGGTGGCCCGCCTGCACCTGGACAAGCTGGGAGCCAAGCTGACCAAGCTGGAGCCCAAGCAGGCCGAGTACATCGGCGTGCCCGTGGAGGGCCCCTTCAAGCCCGAGCACTACCGCTACTAA
- a CDS encoding sigma-54 dependent transcriptional regulator, whose product MPHLDDPIKILCVDPGREIFRQLQEVFSSDTHRVMLELNIGRVLERFEKEGFAVLVISSAALRSNQGVGIELLEVVSAKSPGTRILFLINPKEIRLAASALKAGSYHYSKLPVSSEELKLLVESALDQRPHYAPNLLLKSSEKPPTFESMVGGSQAMLETFRHIRQAAATDIPVLLSGETGTGKDLASQAIHQLSSRSEGAYVPVHLGALPEDLVAGELFGHEKGAFTGAWEQRLGCFELADKGTVFLDEISTMEEKIQISLLRLLEDSTLHRIGGNKDRKVDTRVIAATNDDLEDAVERGVFREDLFFRLDVLHIHMPPLRQRDGDVPLLIDHFLKEFNEAYDKNVVGISPECVSRLHAYDWPGNVRELKNVINRAMVVCVGDVLLPEHLPGRLRAKQSGRAMVSLPVGSTIEEMERELLKRTLDYTGGNRSRAAELLGISRRTLYNKMDRFNL is encoded by the coding sequence ATGCCTCATCTAGACGACCCCATAAAAATTCTGTGCGTCGACCCGGGCCGCGAGATTTTCCGCCAATTACAGGAGGTCTTTTCCAGCGACACCCATAGGGTGATGCTCGAGCTGAACATCGGGCGGGTGCTGGAGAGGTTTGAAAAAGAAGGTTTCGCGGTGCTGGTGATCTCCAGCGCCGCTTTGCGCTCCAACCAAGGGGTGGGCATCGAGCTGCTGGAGGTGGTCTCGGCCAAGAGCCCAGGCACCCGCATCCTGTTTTTGATCAACCCCAAGGAGATCAGGCTGGCCGCCTCGGCCCTCAAGGCGGGCAGCTATCATTACTCCAAGCTGCCGGTGAGCAGCGAGGAGCTGAAGCTGCTGGTGGAGTCCGCCCTGGATCAGCGCCCGCACTACGCCCCCAACCTGCTGCTGAAATCCAGCGAAAAGCCCCCCACCTTCGAGAGCATGGTGGGCGGATCGCAGGCCATGCTGGAAACCTTTCGCCATATACGTCAGGCGGCGGCCACCGATATTCCCGTGCTGCTTTCCGGTGAGACCGGCACCGGCAAGGACCTGGCCAGCCAAGCCATCCATCAGCTCTCCAGCCGCAGCGAGGGAGCCTACGTCCCGGTGCATCTGGGGGCCTTGCCCGAGGATCTGGTGGCCGGTGAGCTGTTCGGACACGAGAAGGGCGCCTTTACCGGGGCCTGGGAGCAACGCCTGGGCTGCTTCGAGCTTGCCGACAAGGGCACGGTGTTTCTGGACGAGATTTCCACCATGGAGGAGAAGATCCAGATCAGCCTGCTGCGGCTATTGGAGGACAGCACCCTGCACCGCATCGGGGGGAACAAGGACCGCAAGGTCGACACCCGGGTCATCGCGGCGACCAATGATGATTTGGAGGACGCGGTGGAGCGGGGCGTGTTTCGGGAGGACCTATTCTTCCGGTTGGATGTGCTGCATATCCACATGCCGCCCCTGAGGCAACGCGACGGCGACGTGCCCCTGCTCATCGATCATTTTCTCAAGGAGTTCAACGAGGCCTACGACAAGAACGTGGTGGGCATCTCCCCGGAATGCGTCTCCCGGCTGCACGCCTACGACTGGCCGGGCAACGTGCGCGAGCTCAAGAACGTGATCAACCGGGCCATGGTGGTGTGCGTGGGCGACGTTCTCTTGCCGGAGCATCTGCCCGGACGCCTGCGCGCCAAGCAGAGCGGCCGAGCCATGGTGAGCCTGCCCGTGGGCTCGACCATTGAAGAGATGGAACGCGAGCTGCTCAAGCGCACCCTGGACTACACCGGCGGCAACCGCTCCCGGGCGGCGGAGCTTTTAGGCATCAGCCGGCGCACCCTTTACAACAAGATGGACCGCTTCAATCTGTAA
- a CDS encoding methyltransferase domain-containing protein: MEQTEHSGAVEVARDYYNSGDADNFYYSIWGGEDIHIGLYLDPEEDIATASRRTVRTMASRLDGLGEDIRVLDLGSGFGGAARWLAQNFGCRVTALNLSEVQNQRDRQMNQEQGLDHLVEVVDASFEDVPRPDGAYDVVWSQDAILHSSDRTRVLDEIRRVLKPGGQLVFTDPMAADDCPQEVLQPILDRIHLENLGSPGFYQQALGERGLRDRGFDDHTKQLVAHYTRVLQETERREEELRETVSQEYIDNMKKGLRHWMDGGEKGYLSWGIFSYKLD; this comes from the coding sequence ATGGAGCAGACTGAACATTCCGGCGCGGTGGAGGTGGCCCGCGATTATTACAACAGCGGGGACGCGGACAACTTCTACTACTCCATCTGGGGCGGCGAGGACATTCACATCGGGCTCTACCTAGACCCGGAAGAAGACATAGCCACGGCCAGCCGGCGCACGGTGCGCACCATGGCCTCGCGCCTGGATGGCCTGGGCGAGGACATCCGGGTGCTGGACCTGGGGTCCGGCTTTGGCGGGGCCGCCCGCTGGCTGGCCCAGAACTTCGGCTGCCGGGTCACCGCCCTGAACCTTTCGGAGGTGCAGAACCAGCGCGACCGGCAGATGAACCAGGAGCAGGGCTTGGACCACCTGGTGGAAGTGGTGGACGCTAGCTTCGAGGACGTGCCCCGGCCGGACGGCGCCTATGACGTGGTCTGGTCCCAGGACGCCATCCTGCACAGCTCCGACCGCACCCGGGTTTTGGATGAGATCCGCCGGGTGCTCAAACCGGGCGGCCAACTAGTGTTCACCGACCCCATGGCCGCCGACGACTGCCCCCAGGAGGTGTTGCAGCCCATCCTGGACCGCATCCATCTGGAGAACCTGGGATCGCCCGGCTTCTACCAGCAGGCGCTGGGGGAGCGCGGCTTGCGGGACCGCGGTTTTGACGACCACACCAAGCAGCTGGTCGCCCACTACACCCGGGTCTTGCAGGAAACCGAAAGGCGCGAGGAAGAACTGCGCGAGACGGTCAGCCAGGAATATATCGACAACATGAAGAAAGGCCTGCGCCACTGGATGGACGGCGGCGAAAAG
- a CDS encoding class I SAM-dependent methyltransferase translates to MSFATTQNFGLEPVKVRESDHYQEEYVTTLADKWDELIDWEARAQSEGDFFIRALKERGAQKILDVATGTGFHSVRLLTEGFDVTSVDGSPQMLTKAFENAKRHGFILNACCADWRFLNRDVHGEFDAIICLGNSFTHLFRERDRRKALAEYYAMLAHDGVLIIDQRNYDSMLDNGFSSKHKFYYCGDGVVAEPEHVDEGLARFVYRFKDGCKFHLNMYPLRKEYLRRLLGEVGFQQITTYGDFLETYRENEPDFFVHVAEKEYIEEMEQ, encoded by the coding sequence ATGTCATTCGCGACTACCCAAAATTTTGGACTGGAACCCGTTAAGGTCCGCGAAAGCGACCATTACCAAGAAGAGTACGTGACCACCCTGGCCGACAAATGGGACGAACTCATCGACTGGGAGGCCCGTGCCCAGAGCGAGGGCGACTTTTTCATCCGCGCCCTCAAGGAGCGCGGCGCCCAGAAGATCCTGGACGTGGCCACCGGCACCGGCTTCCATTCGGTGCGCCTGCTTACGGAGGGCTTTGACGTGACCAGCGTGGACGGCAGCCCCCAGATGCTGACCAAAGCCTTTGAAAACGCCAAGCGCCACGGCTTTATCCTGAACGCCTGCTGCGCTGACTGGCGCTTTTTGAACCGCGACGTGCATGGCGAGTTCGACGCCATCATCTGCTTGGGCAACTCCTTCACCCACCTGTTCCGGGAGAGGGACCGCCGCAAGGCCCTGGCCGAGTACTACGCCATGCTGGCCCACGACGGGGTGCTGATCATCGACCAGCGCAATTACGACAGCATGCTGGACAACGGCTTCAGCAGCAAACACAAGTTCTACTACTGCGGCGACGGGGTGGTGGCCGAGCCGGAGCACGTGGACGAAGGCCTGGCCCGTTTCGTGTACCGCTTCAAGGACGGCTGCAAGTTCCACCTGAACATGTACCCCCTGCGCAAGGAGTATTTGCGCCGCCTGCTGGGCGAGGTAGGCTTCCAGCAGATAACCACCTACGGCGACTTCCTGGAGACCTACCGGGAGAACGAGCCCGACTTTTTCGTGCACGTGGCCGAAAAGGAGTACATCGAGGAGATGGAGCAGTAG
- a CDS encoding ABC transporter substrate-binding protein: protein MSKKILAALLATLLSLSLLGSASAKELQKVLVSEAVRGFFFVPLYVADGKGFFKEQGLDMEIVSAQGGPLAMQALLAGQVKFCATGHGQVANMWTKGKSTKIVNQMQDKCTFYMIGRPEITGIAQLKGKNVGCTKIGAETFAVGRYLAAKAGLDPVKGITMVGVGGMGPMASALVNDRIQATMAWQPLVTKLLAEKKARMLARLNTARDSEKYFGSPDYSFSVLQVTDETIKNQPELVQKFVNAMVAAERWIAKASPDELTKVVTPYFQGMNPATIKASLEMDKEAFSKNGLVSEKGHQTAVKVFTEAKVITKPVPFQAIVDNSFSRQAQ from the coding sequence ATGAGTAAAAAAATATTGGCGGCGTTGCTGGCGACTCTGCTCAGCCTGAGCCTGCTGGGCTCCGCCTCGGCCAAAGAGCTGCAAAAGGTGCTGGTTTCCGAAGCGGTGCGGGGCTTCTTCTTCGTGCCCCTGTACGTGGCCGACGGCAAGGGCTTCTTCAAGGAGCAGGGCCTGGACATGGAGATCGTCTCGGCCCAGGGCGGCCCCCTGGCCATGCAGGCCCTGTTGGCCGGCCAGGTCAAGTTTTGCGCCACTGGTCACGGCCAGGTGGCCAACATGTGGACCAAGGGCAAGTCCACCAAGATCGTCAACCAGATGCAGGACAAATGCACCTTCTACATGATCGGCAGGCCGGAGATCACCGGCATCGCCCAGCTTAAGGGCAAGAACGTGGGTTGCACCAAAATCGGGGCCGAAACCTTCGCGGTGGGCCGCTACCTGGCCGCCAAGGCGGGTCTGGACCCGGTCAAGGGCATCACCATGGTGGGCGTGGGCGGCATGGGCCCCATGGCCAGCGCCCTGGTCAACGACCGCATCCAGGCCACCATGGCCTGGCAGCCCCTGGTGACCAAGCTTTTGGCCGAGAAAAAGGCCCGCATGCTGGCCCGGCTGAACACCGCCAGGGACAGCGAGAAGTACTTCGGCTCTCCGGACTACTCTTTCTCGGTGCTCCAGGTGACCGACGAGACCATCAAAAACCAGCCTGAGTTGGTGCAGAAGTTCGTCAACGCCATGGTGGCGGCCGAGCGGTGGATCGCCAAGGCCAGCCCGGATGAACTAACCAAGGTGGTGACGCCTTACTTCCAGGGCATGAACCCGGCCACCATCAAGGCCTCCCTGGAGATGGACAAGGAAGCCTTCTCCAAGAACGGCCTGGTCAGCGAGAAGGGCCACCAGACTGCGGTGAAGGTCTTCACCGAGGCCAAGGTCATAACCAAGCCGGTGCCCTTCCAGGCCATTGTGGACAATAGTTTTTCACGGCAGGCCCAGTAG
- a CDS encoding cobalamin-dependent protein (Presence of a B(12) (cobalamin)-binding domain implies dependence on cobalamin itself, in one of its several forms, or in some unusual lineages, dependence on a cobalamin-like analog.) codes for MNALPAAQLAGEGIDELSHSARLKSRAVLRYFAQVPTDLLFFFSDIAIQAEAMGAPLSFGPDSMPSVAAPADLVRLPRAADMPRMRVNARVLKDLGAEFPGLPRAAMVYGPFTVAGQVAGEQTLLRGVVERPDQVRELLEKSLAMAMDYARLLLEAGAEVLWVSDPLAALLAPDSFWDFAGEPLARLFAIKGDRETALHICGDTAQIVTSMVKTGAGGISFDQCLDLLALEEQVPPEVAIIGNIDPVEVLEQATPDAVAQATEELVMGLGAAPNFALCPGCAPPTSAPVANMRAFLESGRRALDLLSPHAADLAELSAGILAGDRGDLENQVRRLRADGLGAMEVMRAGLMRAIKKSSALYETKRRHLPTVLLTVDAFYSAYQALEPELAKPGESGPAVALGTVQGDFHEIGKNLVAIMLKAHGIAVVDLGVNVPPQSFVAACREHGCQVVGLSAFITSARKQLGEVMQALAAAGLDNVDMVAGGAAVNQHLASQAGARGYARDAVAAVRLLQDVLKERA; via the coding sequence ATGAATGCCCTCCCCGCCGCCCAGTTGGCGGGGGAGGGCATCGATGAACTAAGCCACTCGGCCAGGCTGAAGAGCCGGGCCGTGCTGCGCTACTTCGCCCAGGTGCCCACGGACCTGCTGTTCTTCTTCAGCGACATAGCCATCCAGGCCGAGGCCATGGGCGCGCCGCTCAGCTTCGGGCCGGACTCCATGCCCAGCGTGGCGGCTCCGGCCGATCTGGTGCGGTTGCCCCGGGCGGCCGACATGCCCCGCATGCGCGTCAACGCCCGGGTGCTGAAAGATTTGGGCGCGGAGTTTCCCGGCTTGCCCCGGGCGGCCATGGTCTACGGGCCGTTCACCGTGGCCGGGCAGGTGGCCGGCGAGCAGACCCTGCTGCGCGGGGTGGTGGAGCGTCCGGACCAGGTGCGCGAGTTGCTGGAAAAATCCCTCGCCATGGCCATGGACTACGCCCGCCTGCTTTTGGAGGCCGGGGCCGAGGTGCTCTGGGTCTCCGATCCCCTGGCCGCCCTGTTGGCGCCGGATAGCTTCTGGGACTTCGCCGGGGAGCCTCTGGCCCGGCTGTTCGCAATCAAGGGAGACCGCGAGACCGCCCTGCACATCTGCGGCGACACCGCCCAAATCGTGACCAGCATGGTTAAGACCGGCGCGGGCGGCATCAGTTTCGACCAGTGCCTGGACCTTTTGGCCTTGGAGGAACAGGTTCCCCCGGAGGTGGCCATCATAGGCAACATTGACCCGGTGGAGGTCTTGGAGCAGGCAACCCCGGACGCGGTGGCCCAGGCCACGGAGGAACTGGTCATGGGCCTGGGCGCGGCGCCGAACTTCGCCCTCTGCCCCGGCTGCGCGCCACCCACCTCCGCGCCGGTGGCCAACATGCGGGCCTTTCTAGAGAGCGGGCGGCGGGCCCTGGACCTGCTCTCCCCCCATGCAGCCGATCTGGCCGAGCTCAGTGCCGGGATCCTGGCCGGTGACCGCGGCGATCTGGAAAACCAGGTGCGCCGACTGCGCGCGGATGGTCTGGGGGCCATGGAAGTCATGCGCGCCGGGCTGATGCGGGCCATCAAGAAAAGCAGCGCCCTCTACGAAACCAAACGCCGCCACTTGCCCACCGTGCTGCTCACGGTGGACGCTTTTTATAGCGCCTACCAGGCCCTGGAGCCGGAGTTGGCCAAGCCTGGGGAGTCCGGGCCGGCCGTGGCCCTGGGCACGGTGCAGGGCGATTTCCACGAGATCGGCAAGAACCTGGTGGCTATCATGCTCAAAGCCCACGGTATCGCGGTCGTGGACCTGGGCGTCAACGTGCCGCCCCAGAGCTTCGTGGCCGCCTGCCGCGAGCACGGCTGCCAAGTGGTGGGCCTTAGCGCCTTTATCACCTCGGCGCGCAAGCAGCTGGGCGAGGTGATGCAGGCCTTGGCCGCGGCTGGCCTGGACAACGTGGACATGGTGGCGGGCGGAGCGGCGGTAAACCAGCATTTGGCCTCCCAAGCGGGGGCCAGGGGATATGCCAGGGACGCGGTGGCCGCGGTAAGGCTGTTGCAAGATGTATTAAAGGAAAGAGCTTAA